The genomic DNA TTCAATATCGACTCCAGCCTGTTTATATGTGATCATTTTAAACCCCTTTATCTGGCCGCTTCCGCCGTCGCTGTTCCGTAGTATACGTCGCCGCCCCGCAGAACAATGAAGAACCGGCACTCTTGATTTGTACAAGCCCAGGCCTTGTACTTGATGGAAACCGCGTTATTGCTAAAATCTGACAGCGGGATCAAAACCCCCTTTTCGCATTTCTCGCATTTAGGAAAAGTCTGTTCGCTCACCTTCCGTCACCTCCTTAATTTGCTCCCACATCCATATAGTCAATATGGGTATGGGGGTTATTTGAAAACAAGTTTTAAACTTTCCAGGCGTTCCGGTACTTTGACCGGGTATTCACCGTTCAAACAGGCCAGACAAAGCCTCTCCTTGGGAAGATTGACCGCTCTGACCAAATTGTGAATGCTCAAATAACCCAAACTGTCGGCCTCAATATATTTGCGGATCCCTTCGATCGACAGATTAGCGGCGATCAGTTCGGAACGGGTCGCCATGTCGACCCCGTAAAAACAGGGACAGGTGATGGGAGGGGATGAGACCCGGAAATGGATCTCCCGCGCGCCGGCGTCACGCAGCAATCTGACGATCTGGCGCGAGGTCGTCCCCCGGACGATCGAATCGTCGATCACGACCATTTTCCGGCCGCGGATCGCGTCACGGATCGGATTGAGCTTCATCTTGACCCCGATCTCCCGCAAGCTCTGGGTCGGCTGGATAAAGGTCCGCCCGATATAGCGGTTCTTGATCAAGCCGTCGGCAAACGGGATCCTGGTCTCTTTGGAAAAGCCGATCGCCGCCGGAATGCCGGAGTCAGGAATGGCAATGACCATTTCCGCCTCTGCCGGCTGCTCTTTGGCCAGATATTTTCCCAGGTGGACCCTGACGTCATGAAAGCTCCGTCCATCGA from Candidatus Margulisiibacteriota bacterium includes the following:
- the purF gene encoding amidophosphoribosyltransferase, with translation IAGLIASSDEKSFEEAMLATINKCRGAFSVVVMTLDKLYGFRDQQGMRPLCLGRRGDSYIISSETCGLDVIGAEFVREISNGEMVVIDKNGLQSKTWCRGERPALCVFEFIYFARPDSLIDGRSFHDVRVHLGKYLAKEQPAEAEMVIAIPDSGIPAAIGFSKETRIPFADGLIKNRYIGRTFIQPTQSLREIGVKMKLNPIRDAIRGRKMVVIDDSIVRGTTSRQIVRLLRDAGAREIHFRVSSPPITCPCFYGVDMATRSELIAANLSIEGIRKYIEADSLGYLSIHNLVRAVNLPKERLCLACLNGEYPVKVPERLESLKLVFK